The sequence AGTATTCCACACCACCATGAGCGAAAACCGTCCTTTCGGTCGTTTCGTATCACCGGAACACAGTGAAGCCGGACGCAAAATTGCAGAAGAAGGTATTGTATTATTAAAAAACGACAAGCAATTTTTCCCGCTAACAGGCAAATACAATAAAATTGCCATTATTGGAGAAAATGCGACACGCAGCCTTGTGATCGGTGGCGGTTCTTCATCCCTGAAAGTATCCTACGAAGTATCTCCGCTGGCCGGTTTAACCGCTGCGTATGGCAAAGATCACGTTGTTTACAGCATGGGATATGCTTCCGGTCCGTCAATGTATGGCCGGGAAATGAGATCGAAGCTCAATGCCGACTCGCTTGTGGCAGCAGCTGTGGAAGTTGCCAAAAATGCGGATATCGTACTTTTCGTTGGAGGACTCAACAAAAACCATTTTCAGGATTGTGAAGGAGGAGACCGCAAATCGTTAGATCTTCCTTTCGGTCAGGACAAATTAATCGACGCGTTGGTAAAAGCCAACAAAAACACGGCTGTGGTACTATTGAGCGGAAACGCAGTGGCAATGCCCTGGGTTGACAAAGTTCCTGCTATTATGCAAGGATGGTATCTAGGCTCCGAAGCCGGTAATGCTTTGGCGAATGTCATCTCCGGAAAAGTAAATCCATCGGGTAAATTGCCATTCTCTTTCCCTAAAAAACTGGAAGACAATGCTGCTCATTCTTTCGGCAAACTCTCCTACCCCGGCGACAGCATCAACGAACTTTACAAAGAAGACATTCTGGTTGGTTATCGTTGGTTTGACACGAAAAACATTGCACCGCTATTTCCCTTCGGTTATGGGTTGAGCTATACCACTTTCGCCTATTCAAAACCTACTGTCGATAAAGCTGATGTAACACAAGACGGGACAATACGAGTAAGCTTTACACTGACAAACAACGGTAAAGTTGACGGTGCCGAAACAGCTCAGCTTTATGTAAGCAAGACTAAATCAGCCGTAACCCGTGCCACGAAAGAATTGAAAGCATTTCAAAAAGTCTTCCTCAAAGCGGGAGAAAGTCAAACAGTGACGATGGAAATTCCGGTAAGCAGTTTTGCTTTTTATGATGAAGTTCAACACGGATGGAATGTCGAAAAAGGAGCATATCAATTATTGGTAGGCAGCTCGTCGCGCGACATAAAAGGAAAAATAGACGTGAAAATACAGTAACATCTAAGCTGCATCTATAACGCTTTCAGAAGAGGCTGTATCAAAAGGGAAATTGGAATTATAATAACTTATGATTCGAAAGCTGATATTTTTACCCCAAACCCCTGAAGGGGCTATAAATCTGCTGTTGTTATTGGCGTAGAAGTCCCCTTTAGGGGATTTAGGGGTAAAAAAAGAAATAGCCTGTTAATTTATCAATAGAGAATTCAATTTTTGAGACGGCATTTTTAATTTTCAGTCACTTATGTAATATTGATTACAGTTTTATGGTCATTTCCGATAGTATCTTTGTCATGTCAAATAACGACAAACTGTATCAATCATAAAACATTACAAAAATGAGTACACCTTTTGAAACAGCAGTAGTCTTTCCTTTGGAAAACTCTGTGGAATATACCTCTGGCGGCGTTGTTAGCAAACAGATTATTAAAAGTGCGGCAGGCAATGTCACTCTCTTTTCGTTCGACAAAGGCCAGGGTCTCACCGAACATACCGCTCCTTTTGATGCAATTGTTCAGGTTCTCGACGGAGAAGTAGAAATCAGTATCGACGGCCATCCTCACCGGGTCAAAAAAGGAGAATGCATCATCATGCCAGCCAATCATCCTCATGCTTTGTCGGCTGTGGAAGCCTTCAAAATGCTGCTGACAATGATCAAAGGATAATATTTTCGAAGCAAATAAAGTAAGCGCCGGGAGACAATTCTCTCCGGCGCTTTTTTGTTGATTAAAGTGGAGAGACAACAATATAAAACTCTCTGATATTTATATTTTTCAGCATATTTTTTCATTTCATCAAAACGTCTGTTTTTTTACATAACTAATTTGAAAACCAAAATATTATTTTCATCTTTGTATAAAATAGAATAATGCAAAATCTCTGCACAAAAATCTCAATATCAACGTTCAACACCAACCTCCATGAAGCAAAAGATTTTTCTTTGTCTGGTTCTTTTCGGCTCTTTGCTGAGCCTAAATTCTTTCGCCGCTGTTTCCGGCAATTATCAAAAAGGATGGGAAGCCTTTGGAAATAACAATCGTAGCGAAGCCCGGCGCTTCTTCACGCTGGCATTAGAGAATCCTTCTTCGAAAGCAGACGCGCTTCTAAGTCTTGCCCTGCTCGACTGGCAGGAGATGAAAAACGATAATGCATTCGATGACTTCCGGAAGTTTTACGAGATTAGCTCTGATCCATACGCTTACTTTTATGGTTTCTCTTCGATGCCATTTCTGTATGAATCGAG comes from Paludibacter jiangxiensis and encodes:
- a CDS encoding beta-glucosidase → MKSILVTIALGASLMVSAQQKTPVYLDVTKPIEERVENALSLMTTEEKVALCHAQSKFSSKGVPRLGIPEVWTDDGPHGIREEVFWDEWDGAHWTNDSCTAFPALTCLAATFNPHLSLLYGKSIGEEARYRNKTVLLGPGVNIYRTPLNGRNFEYMGEDPYLSSRMVVPYIQGVQSIGVAACVKHFALNNQEEWRGHINVNVSDRALYEIYLPAFKAAVQEGKAWSIMGSYNQFRGEHCCHNDLLLNKILKQDWKFDGVVISDWGGTHNTDQAIKNGLDIEMGTYTNGLTTKGKFSYSSYYLADPFLKGINEGKYDMALLNDKARRILRLVFHTTMSENRPFGRFVSPEHSEAGRKIAEEGIVLLKNDKQFFPLTGKYNKIAIIGENATRSLVIGGGSSSLKVSYEVSPLAGLTAAYGKDHVVYSMGYASGPSMYGREMRSKLNADSLVAAAVEVAKNADIVLFVGGLNKNHFQDCEGGDRKSLDLPFGQDKLIDALVKANKNTAVVLLSGNAVAMPWVDKVPAIMQGWYLGSEAGNALANVISGKVNPSGKLPFSFPKKLEDNAAHSFGKLSYPGDSINELYKEDILVGYRWFDTKNIAPLFPFGYGLSYTTFAYSKPTVDKADVTQDGTIRVSFTLTNNGKVDGAETAQLYVSKTKSAVTRATKELKAFQKVFLKAGESQTVTMEIPVSSFAFYDEVQHGWNVEKGAYQLLVGSSSRDIKGKIDVKIQ
- a CDS encoding cupin domain-containing protein is translated as MSTPFETAVVFPLENSVEYTSGGVVSKQIIKSAAGNVTLFSFDKGQGLTEHTAPFDAIVQVLDGEVEISIDGHPHRVKKGECIIMPANHPHALSAVEAFKMLLTMIKG